A window of Ignavibacterium sp. contains these coding sequences:
- a CDS encoding GNAT family N-acetyltransferase has translation MSDKEIRIEILTVSDESIKKIAQLHKLLFDKDHFTSIFTEELLLGYFNLLLKYSQFKYVAVADDKYYGYLIGGVRLDEVLSNFSNKNFITLLFLLIKHPKFLKEKFQDLFRKIFLSSNKSTAKMRLFLIAAKHNEHIKGVGKKIIKQFEQDLIQNGIYLYGLSVRKHNSNAIDFYHQLRFVEEFQTSKSIYFIKNLKKI, from the coding sequence ATGAGCGATAAAGAAATTAGAATAGAAATACTTACTGTTAGCGACGAATCAATCAAAAAGATTGCTCAACTTCATAAGCTTCTTTTTGATAAAGATCATTTTACTTCAATTTTTACTGAGGAGTTGTTACTGGGATATTTTAACTTACTGTTAAAGTACAGTCAATTTAAATATGTCGCAGTAGCAGATGATAAATATTATGGTTATTTAATTGGTGGTGTTAGACTAGATGAGGTTTTATCCAATTTCAGCAATAAAAACTTCATAACATTACTATTCTTATTAATCAAACATCCTAAATTTTTAAAAGAAAAATTTCAGGATTTGTTCAGGAAAATATTTTTATCCAGTAATAAATCAACTGCAAAAATGCGTCTATTTCTAATTGCAGCTAAGCACAATGAACATATTAAAGGAGTTGGTAAAAAAATAATAAAACAATTTGAGCAAGACTTAATTCAAAATGGAATTTATTTATATGGGCTTTCGGTCAGAAAACATAATTCAAACGCAATTGATTTTTACCATCAACTTCGTTTTGTAGAAGAATTCCAAACATCGAAATCAATTTATTTCATAAAGAATTTGAAGAAGATATGA
- a CDS encoding sugar transferase — MGKQGSFLKRFTDILISIIVLIISLPFFLIAMIAIKLDSKGPVFFIHERTGYKGKPFRMIKFRGMIDNALAFGPELTQENDPRITRVGKILRRTSFDEVPQFINVLKGEMSIIGPRPEIISITNTYDDYQRKVFDYKPGITGISQINGRQKLTPDQRTKMEIEYYEKENFWSDMKIIFKTFAVVFTNEGNI; from the coding sequence ATGGGCAAGCAGGGAAGTTTTCTCAAGAGATTTACTGATATTCTGATTAGCATCATCGTCCTAATAATTTCACTTCCTTTTTTTTTAATCGCAATGATCGCTATTAAACTGGATTCTAAAGGTCCGGTTTTTTTTATACATGAGAGAACCGGTTATAAAGGCAAACCTTTCAGAATGATTAAGTTCAGAGGCATGATTGACAATGCTTTAGCTTTTGGTCCGGAGCTTACTCAGGAAAATGATCCAAGAATAACAAGAGTTGGTAAAATCCTTAGAAGAACAAGCTTTGATGAAGTTCCACAATTTATCAATGTACTTAAGGGTGAGATGAGTATAATTGGTCCAAGACCAGAGATAATCAGTATAACGAATACATATGATGATTATCAAAGAAAAGTATTTGACTATAAGCCTGGAATAACCGGAATATCTCAAATAAATGGAAGACAGAAGCTGACTCCCGATCAGAGAACCAAAATGGAAATTGAATATTATGAAAAAGAAAATTTCTGGAGTGATATGAAAATAATATTTAAAACTTTTGCTGTGGTTTTTACTAATGAAGGTAACATCTGA
- a CDS encoding glycosyltransferase family 2 protein, producing MITVVCPVYNEEEYIENVLKFFIGAKPDDKELIIVDGGSTDRTLDIIVNWIKNYNNIKLLHNKNKYVPYALNLAIRNSKGDPIIRLDAHTLYEKNYLEKILETFEKTNADIVGGPMRKVGESDFQLAVAYATTSLFGIGDSKIHKIDYNGESDHVYLGAWRRRLFEEIGYFDEKLVRNQDDEFHYRAKSFGKKIYLSSEIVSYYYPRKSFWGLFKQYFQYGLYKPLVLKKIKSEIKLRHLIPALFTTYLILLPILIILNEFFILPLLLYFLINLIFTLRNRGSFKQKILVFIIYPIIHFAYGLGSILGIGKIFKLSF from the coding sequence ATGATTACAGTAGTTTGTCCGGTTTATAATGAGGAAGAGTATATCGAAAATGTTTTAAAGTTTTTCATCGGGGCTAAACCGGATGATAAAGAGCTGATTATTGTTGATGGTGGTTCAACTGATAGAACTTTGGATATTATAGTCAATTGGATTAAAAATTATAACAATATAAAACTGCTTCATAACAAGAATAAATATGTACCTTACGCATTAAATCTCGCTATTAGAAATTCCAAAGGTGATCCAATCATAAGACTCGATGCTCATACTCTTTATGAGAAAAATTATCTGGAAAAAATTCTTGAAACTTTTGAAAAAACCAATGCAGATATTGTCGGTGGACCAATGAGAAAAGTCGGGGAAAGCGATTTTCAACTTGCAGTTGCTTATGCCACAACATCTTTATTCGGAATTGGTGATAGTAAAATTCATAAAATTGATTACAATGGTGAAAGTGACCATGTTTATTTGGGTGCCTGGCGAAGAAGATTATTTGAAGAAATTGGATACTTCGATGAAAAATTGGTTAGGAATCAGGATGATGAATTTCACTACAGAGCAAAAAGTTTTGGAAAGAAAATTTATCTATCCTCTGAAATTGTATCTTACTATTATCCCAGAAAATCTTTTTGGGGATTATTTAAACAATATTTCCAATATGGATTATATAAACCTTTGGTACTAAAAAAAATTAAAAGTGAAATAAAGCTCAGACACCTGATACCTGCTCTTTTTACGACCTATTTAATTCTTCTACCAATTTTAATAATCCTAAATGAATTCTTCATACTTCCTCTATTGCTATATTTTTTAATAAATCTTATTTTCACACTCCGAAATAGGGGAAGCTTTAAACAGAAAATTTTAGTTTTTATTATTTATCCAATTATCCATTTTGCCTACGGTCTTGGCTCAATTTTGGGAATAGGCAAAATCTTTAAATTAAGTTTTTGA
- a CDS encoding DegT/DnrJ/EryC1/StrS family aminotransferase encodes MNKDYLLFHRPFITEDEINEMVDTLRSGWLSMGPKTIKFEEEFNKYIGSKRSIAVSSWTAAGHLALEAFGIQRDDEVIVPTMTFPATAEIVCYFGAKPVIVDVEEDTLNISLKEIEKALSPKTKAIIPVHYGGQPCDMDEIMEFAKLHNLKVLEDAAHSLPAYYKGRKIGTIADVTCFSFYATKTLSTGEGGMICTNDEEIAERCAIMRLHGINRDAWKRYSESGSWYYEVVAPGFKYNFTDLQASLGLPQLKKVDDMWNSRKQIAARYTEAFKDLDTITLHTIKTDRESSWHLFPVRLNLDMLKVGRAQIIEELKQNNVGVGVHFMPVHQHLFYSETFKLDDKNYPVASSVFPRLISLPIYPGMTDKNVDKVINVFTDILKKYRK; translated from the coding sequence ATGAATAAAGATTATCTTCTTTTCCACAGACCTTTCATTACTGAAGATGAAATTAATGAAATGGTTGATACTCTTCGGTCCGGTTGGTTAAGTATGGGACCAAAGACAATTAAATTTGAGGAAGAATTTAATAAATACATCGGTAGTAAAAGATCAATTGCTGTAAGCTCTTGGACCGCAGCAGGTCATCTTGCATTAGAAGCTTTTGGAATCCAGAGAGATGATGAAGTAATTGTCCCTACCATGACTTTTCCTGCAACTGCAGAAATTGTTTGCTACTTTGGTGCAAAACCTGTTATAGTAGATGTTGAAGAAGACACTCTTAACATTTCACTGAAAGAAATTGAAAAAGCACTTTCACCCAAAACCAAAGCAATAATTCCCGTGCATTATGGTGGGCAACCTTGTGATATGGATGAGATAATGGAATTTGCTAAGCTTCATAATCTTAAAGTTCTTGAAGATGCTGCTCATTCATTACCTGCATATTATAAAGGAAGAAAGATCGGTACAATTGCTGATGTTACTTGTTTCAGTTTTTATGCAACCAAAACTCTTTCAACTGGCGAAGGTGGAATGATTTGCACAAATGATGAAGAAATTGCTGAACGCTGTGCTATTATGCGCTTACACGGAATTAACAGAGATGCCTGGAAACGCTATTCAGAGTCTGGTTCCTGGTATTATGAAGTTGTTGCTCCGGGATTCAAATATAATTTCACTGATTTGCAAGCATCTTTAGGACTTCCACAGTTGAAAAAAGTTGATGATATGTGGAATTCCCGAAAACAAATTGCCGCAAGATATACAGAAGCATTTAAAGATCTGGATACTATTACTCTTCATACAATTAAAACAGATAGAGAATCTTCCTGGCATCTATTTCCGGTAAGATTGAATTTAGATATGCTTAAAGTAGGAAGAGCACAAATAATTGAAGAACTAAAACAGAATAATGTTGGTGTGGGTGTACATTTTATGCCTGTGCATCAACATTTATTTTATAGTGAGACCTTCAAACTTGATGATAAAAATTATCCCGTTGCTTCATCAGTTTTCCCAAGATTGATATCGCTACCAATCTATCCGGGTATGACTGATAAGAATGTGGATAAAGTAATTAATGTATTTACTGATATTCTGAAAAAGTATAGAAAATAA